A genomic region of Bacillota bacterium contains the following coding sequences:
- a CDS encoding DUF2905 domain-containing protein: MMLFGLLLFLGGGILLLLSKITPLGRLPGDLFVQRGNFTFYFPLVTCLLLSLLLTLFLNLFFWRR, encoded by the coding sequence ATGATGCTTTTTGGGCTCCTGCTTTTTTTAGGTGGGGGAATTCTCCTTTTATTGAGCAAAATCACGCCCCTGGGCCGGCTGCCGGGGGATCTCTTTGTGCAGCGGGGGAATTTTACCTTTTATTTTCCCCTTGTTACCTGTTTGCTTCTGAGCCTCCTCCTGACTTTGTTCCTTAATTTGTTCTTCTGGCGCCGTTAA
- a CDS encoding epoxyqueuosine reductase QueH: MKILMHVCCGPCALYPFQVLSSQGHTVAGFFTNPNIHPYQEYLKRREAAQEMARQLQFPLFFEAGYRPEVYFREVAFRETERCRFCYLLRLREVARRAKEEGFEAFTTSLLVSPWQKHELVRDIGEEIAREVQVPFLYFDWRPGYREGRRRARVMGLYSQKYCGCLFSERERYAEVKKGG, from the coding sequence ATGAAGATTTTAATGCATGTTTGCTGCGGGCCCTGTGCCCTCTACCCTTTTCAAGTACTGTCCAGCCAGGGCCACACAGTTGCCGGATTTTTTACAAACCCCAATATTCATCCCTATCAAGAATACCTCAAGCGCCGGGAAGCAGCCCAGGAGATGGCCCGGCAACTCCAATTCCCTCTTTTCTTCGAAGCAGGCTACCGGCCGGAGGTTTATTTCCGGGAAGTCGCTTTTCGCGAGACGGAACGCTGCCGTTTTTGCTACCTTTTGCGCCTGAGAGAGGTTGCGCGGCGGGCAAAAGAGGAAGGTTTTGAGGCTTTCACCACAAGCCTCCTGGTCAGCCCCTGGCAAAAACACGAACTCGTGCGTGATATCGGAGAAGAGATTGCGCGTGAGGTTCAGGTTCCCTTTCTTTATTTCGACTGGCGGCCCGGTTACCGGGAGGGGAGGCGCAGGGCCAGGGTGATGGGTCTTTACAGCCAGAAGTACTGTGGCTGTCTTTTCAGTGAGAGAGAGCGGTACGCCGAGGTGAAGAAGGGTGGATAA